One window of the Mixophyes fleayi isolate aMixFle1 chromosome 6, aMixFle1.hap1, whole genome shotgun sequence genome contains the following:
- the LOC142159865 gene encoding uncharacterized protein LOC142159865 — MSCEGGDFIDSKMYTSTNNTELHDTPTEGIYNCFKCQIYFINERELVNHQEEHTRKKLACTECGKLFSYKSKLLLHQRTHTGEKPFSCNDCGKCFIKKSALASHQKTHTGEKPFKCPECGKHFITVSSLKTHQIIHISEKRFTCSECGNHFTSQSSLIRHQRTHTGEKPFTCLECGKCFNRTSNLVAHQRIHTGDKPYGCSECGKHFNEKTSLIVHRKFHIIEKPFVCSECGKWFKEEANLETHQRRHTGENPFACTECGKFFTSKSRLTFHQRSHTGEHPFICSECGKCFMNRTNLNNHHIIHTGEKPFPCFECGKCFNRKVNLEVHQRSHTGEKHFGCPVCRKCFTDKSSLTKHQIIHTREKPFSCPECGLCFNRKSTLDSHQKIHTDERPFSCPDCGRHFMNRSKCIQHHKTHTGKKLYSFSEVKNGEINTHVGYCTDNIFLLDMGEHL, encoded by the coding sequence aTGTCATGTGAAGGGGGAGATTTCATAGACTCTAAAATGTATACATCCACAAATAATACAGAGTTACATGATACACCTACTGAGGGGATATATAACTGCTTTAAGTGtcagatatattttattaatgaaagaGAACTTGTGAATCaccaggaagaacatacaagaaAGAAACTGGCTTGTACAGAATGTGGAAAACTTTTCTCTTACAAGTCAAAGCTTCTTTTACACCAAAGAacccacacaggtgagaagccattttcatgtaatGATTGCGGAAAATGTTTCATTAAGAAATCAGCTCTCGCCTCCCACCAGAAaactcatacaggagagaaaccttttAAATGTCCTGAATGTGGGAAACATTTTATCACTGTGTCAAGTCTTAAAACACATCAGATTATTCACATAAGTGAGAAAAGATTtacttgctctgaatgtgggaatcATTTTACTTCCCAGTCAAGTCTCATTCgacatcagaggactcacacaggtgagaaaccatttacatgtctCGAATGCGGGAAATGTTTCAACAGAACATCAAACCTTGTTGCacaccagagaattcacacaggagataaaccatatggatgttctgaatgtggaaaacatTTCAATGAGAAAACAAGTCTTATTGTACATCGGAAATTTCACATAATAGAGAAACCGTTTGTGTGCTCAGAATGTGGGAAGTGGTTTAAAGAGGAAGCAAATCTTGAAACACATCAGAGAAGGCACACGGGAGAGAATCCATTTGCATGTACCGAATGCGGGAAGTTTTTTACTTCAAAATCACGACTAACCTTTCACCAGAGAAGCCACACGGGAGAGCACCCGTTcatatgctctgaatgtgggaaatgttttatgaaTAGAACAAATCTCAATAATCATCACAttattcacacaggagagaaaccatttccttgttttgaatgtggtaaatgttttaacaGGAAAGTTAATCTTGAAGtccatcagagaagtcacactggagagaaacATTTTGGGTGCCCTGTTTGTAgaaaatgttttacagataaatcaAGTCTTACTAAGCATCAGATCATTCACACCAGGGAGAAACCATTTTCTTGCCCTGAATGTGGGTTATGTTTTAACAGAAAATCAACGCTTGATTCAcaccagaaaattcacacagatGAGAGACCTTTTTCATGCCCTGATTGCGGGAGACATTTTATGAACAGATCAAAATGTATTCAACATCATAAAACCCACACAGGAAAAAAGTTATATTCATTCTCTGAGGTTAAAAATGGGGAAATAAATACTCATGTAGGATATTGCACAGATAATATATTTCTTTTAGATATGGGTGAACATTTGTAG
- the LOC142159945 gene encoding uncharacterized protein LOC142159945, whose protein sequence is MEEWEYLEGHKGLYKDHQHLNSMGLFNDAATECLSSRFKGESVSCDGGHLKDNIYTPTDHTQYTSTHITEESVSCDGGNLTDTDIYTPTDHTQYTTTHIKEESVSCDGGNLTDIYTQYTSTHNEEDSIPCEEGNLPGNENYTDTDSTELQYICVKIKDEPAMCEKGDSLEIDIYTPTDQTTTLNISDQHSPGTIQPPHATAILYNCSKCPKTFTSQSNLLRHQIAHVEKKLACSECGKHFLYESQLSSHQLLHSGDKPFSCPTCGKCFNRNSYLVLHQRTHRGDKQLPCPECGKCFSKRSNLNAHLRIHTGEKPFTCSHCGKGFAIKTSLTAHQKTHTEENSLACSECGRRFPHRSDLIRHQIIHTGEKPFACSKCGKQFTMKSNLTTHQIVHTGEKPFSCSVCGTFFNRRSSLIAHQKKHTGEKPFCCSECAKCFLDKSSLKNHQMIHTGEKPFCCSECGICFNRKSTLRIHQMVHRGEKPYSCSECGKCFLTKSKLTNHHKIHTE, encoded by the exons atggaggagtgggagtatttagaaggacacaagggtctgtacaaggaccACCAGCATCTTAACTCAATGG gCCTATTTAATGATGCAGCAACTGAATGTCTGTCTTCTCGTTTTAAAGGGGAATCGGTCTCATGTGACGGAGGACACCTCAAAGataacatttatacacccacagatcatacacaatatacatctactcatattacagaggaatcagtctcatgtgatggaggaaacctcacagacactgacatttatacacccacagatcatacacaatatacaactactcatattaaggaggaatcagtctcatgtgatggaggaaacctcacagacatttatacacaatatacatctactcacaATGAGGAGGACTCGATCCCATGTGAAGAAGGAAATCTCCCAGGTAATGAAAATTATACAGACACTGACTCTACAgaattacaatatatatgtgttaaaATTAAGGATGAGCCAGCAATGTGTGAAAAAGGAGATTCTTTAGAaattgacatttatacacccacagatcagaCAACGACTTTAAACATATCTGACCAGCACAGTCCCGGGACTATACAACCACCACATGCTACAGCCATATTGTATAACTGCTCCAAGTGTCCAAAAACATTTACTAGTCAGTCAAATCTTTTGAGGCACCAGATAGCGCACGTAGAAAAGAAGCTAGCTTGTTCAGAGTGCGGGAAGCATTTCCTTTACGAATCTCAACTTTCCTCCCACCAATTGCTTCACTCAGGAGACAAGCCATTTTCTTGTCCTACATGTGGAAAGTGTTTTAATAGGAATTCATACCTTGttttacatcagagaactcatagAGGAGACAAGCAGCTGCCCTGTCccgaatgtgggaaatgtttttccaaGAGGTCAAATCTTAACGCACATCTGAGGATTCACACGGGGGAAAAACCATTTACTTGCTCTCACTGTGGGAAAGGTTTTGCAATTAAAACAAGTCTTACGGCTCATCAGAAAACCCACACGGAAGAAAATTCTCttgcatgttctgagtgtggaagaCGGTTTCCGCATAGATCAGATTTAATAAGACATCAGataattcacacaggagagaagccatttgCTTGTTCTAAATGTGGGAAGCAGTTTACCATGAAATCAAATCTTACTACCCATCAGATAgtccacacaggagagaaaccattttcttGCTCTGTATGTGGGACCTTTTTTAACAGGAGATCAAGTCTTATTGCTCATCAGAAAAAACATACAGGGGAGAAGCCATTTTGTTGTTCTGAATGTGCAAAATGCTTTTTGGACAAATCGAGTCTTAAAAACCACCAGATGATTCACACTGGGGAGAAACCATTttgttgctctgaatgtgggatcTGTTTTAACAGGAAGTCAACTCTCAGGATCCATCAGATGGTTCACAGAGGAGAGAAACCATACTCGTGTtccgaatgtggaaaatgttttctgACTAAATCAAAGCTGACCAACCACCATAAAATACACACAGAATAG